The following are encoded in a window of Streptomyces griseiscabiei genomic DNA:
- a CDS encoding DUF3817 domain-containing protein produces the protein MKKSVLTRYRVLAYVTGVLLILLTVGMIGKYVLELDGAADFTYVVSLAHGWLYVLYLVFAFDLGSKAKWPVRKQLWVLLAGTIPTAAFFVERRISRELEAKIADSSFATAKA, from the coding sequence ATGAAAAAGAGCGTGCTGACCCGCTACCGCGTCCTGGCCTATGTCACCGGTGTCCTGCTGATCCTGCTGACCGTGGGCATGATCGGCAAGTACGTGCTGGAACTGGACGGAGCCGCGGACTTCACGTATGTCGTCAGCCTCGCCCACGGCTGGCTGTACGTCCTGTACCTGGTCTTCGCCTTCGACCTCGGCTCCAAGGCGAAGTGGCCGGTCAGGAAGCAGCTGTGGGTGCTGCTGGCGGGCACGATCCCGACGGCCGCCTTCTTCGTGGAGCGCAGGATCAGCCGCGAGCTGGAGGCGAAGATCGCGGA